AATCGTATAGCATAGACGTGTCTCATCTCTCTTAGTTTGTCAAAGGTCCCATTTGGTTAGAGTTGGCATGCCTTGAAGGAACCAAGGTAATCATGAATCTTCCATGGAATTGACTATAGGAAATGAACCAAAAGAACCTTGTCAAAGTGTTTGATGCGATTTTTCTCTTGACAAGCAAGTTGGTGATAAGGAATATATTTATGCAAAGATCAATGGGAAAATGTATCATATACCGTCAAACACACCACAAAGAAAATGACTAGACTGAGtcaataccttcattttcaaaattcatcaattCATAATATTACCATTCTACCAACAAAGAAAATGGAGCCCTCCACTCCCATGCCATATTACTCCTCACTCTCACAACCGCCTTCGCCATTGGCTCCTTATCAAAGACAAGGAGCATTGCTTGCCAATCCACCTTTTAGATTATGTAAAACAAAATCTGGTTGCTAGAGTGGACAATGGAGACAATGCTCCCCAATCCCAACAACGCCATCGCAAGGAAATTGAAGGTTGCCATTTCTAACTGCAAAATGTCAAGCAAGTTCCTGCAATGAGTGTCAACAATTACCTGTAGGCAAGGACTTCACCACCATTTGCTTGGCCATGGAATTTTTAGTGCAAATTGCAATCCATGGAAGCTCCAATCAAGAATTGTTAGGGCCAGGATaagcccaaaaaaaagaaaaattgagcaGCTTTGCATTGGAATATGTTTTACTTTGAGATCGCTACTCACCTCACCCCCCTGCTTTCAAAAATTGCTGCCACAAACTCTGTTGTTAGAATCGTGCGAGTCGCAAGTCGACTCTTACGATTCGAGACGATTCAACACTTGGCCGAGTCGAACTATGATGGCGAATTGGAAAAGAGGAAGAATCGTACCTGAATCGATGAATCGTTGGCTGAATCATGCAAATCGACGGATCATATGATACCTTCGAGTCGAGAAAGATAAGTTTCTAGATCTTGTTCGTTATATTTGAAAATCGAAGAATCCAAATTTCTTGGTATTTCGGCTTTCAAAATATTTGTAAAAATCGAAGCCAAATACGAACCTTTTCAACTTCGATTTCTCCTCTCTCCTCCGTTCTTCAATTTCTCTCTATTGGTGCGTGCGACTTTTTTTCGAGTTTCGAAGGCTTCGACGACAAGAGGAAGATATCTTCCTCTTCATGCGAGTCTCCTGttgctctctctgtctctcttccCTGTTCCTCTTCACCGACAGCCCTCTAGTAACCTGTTTTCTTCGCCGCTGGTCCATCGCACTCTCTCTTTTTCCCCCTTTGAGGAAGCCCCAAAGCCCCTATTCTGTGGACTCTTCCCTCTCTTCGACTGAGAGAGATGAGTGGTCCGAGTGGATCATGGTCTGTGGAGTCTTAAggctgaatcaaattcaaaagccACTAATCGGTAGTTCGGTATCCATggacctctccctctctctctctcattccctATTTcttctatttgaatttttttaatttttttaatagttcttaATTCTGATTATGATGATTGAagattctatttaatttttgagTGAATAATGAATTAGTAATGTTTAATGTTTACTTTTTTGAAGGGCACATCGGACATGAATATTTGATATTTGCATATGTTTTAGACttagtattttaaaatttaaactgaCCTATGCTTTTTGAGTGTTCGTTGATTAATATACAGGTATACATTTtgattgtatttttattttaatgttTCTTGAATTATTTTGTTatacaaattttgattttttgctGAGTCCtatcattttataaaaaaattaaatttgttgCTGAATCTTACGATTCGAATTGCGATTCCAATCAAGGCATGGGCAATTCACAAATCGAATCTCGATTTGACAACTATGGCCACAAATAGCACCTTGACTAGCTTGCCATTGACAATATTTGCCAAATTGCATTCTACCAGACACCATGTGGTTCATCTTTGAGAACAACGACACAACCAATTTCATTGAAGCATTCCAAACAATAATGGAAGTCAGGAGCAACTACCCTTGGCAACAATGTCGGAAGTCTAAGTGGGCCCTGAGGATTAGAGAAGAGTGGCAGCCAAAGGAAGATCTCACCAGCAACAACCAGTTTGCCatgaaaatcttaagaagaaggCAAAGTTGATAATATTGTTTTCCTCTCACAGTGCATCACAAGTGAAGTGCTTATCTGACCAATTCCTCTACAATCTCATCATCAGTTTCATACTCAATGGAAGACAAATCAGATCAAACACCATAACATGGTTACCTTATCTGGTTGGGAGAGACGACAGTTTCAAATTGTCATTTTAAAAACCAAAGGAAATGAGATATCTCCATGTCATACCCTTAGAGACACTAGGCCCTGCCTATAATGCCCCTTCTATGGATTGCCTTAGGAAGCAACATGCTTCTGATATTGGAAAAACAGTGGAGAAAGAGTGTGCTATTATTTATAACAGCTACGTAATAAGGTGGATGACAAAAAATATGTAAGAAGGAATGCCAGGACTGCAAGCTAAAGAGGTGGCTCAAAAATGGATTATTCCAATCAAGAGGTACATTCTAATTCCTGATTTTCCATGTTGCGCAAGAACTTGCTTGGAGAATGAGATGAAACCAATGGTACGGCAAGCATGATTGAAAGCTCAAAGCTGGAAGTGGCAAGGAAGAAAAGATTAAGTTCAAGTTCAAGGAAGGGAAATCTTTATATTTCATgtgtttttataatttttttttggtgtgtcTATTATTTAAATTGTCCTTGTTTCCTTAATGAgatattaacatctatttttttgatattaatgTAGCCCCTTTTTTTGGACTCTGGCCATTGTTCCACATTCAATTGAGAAAGATTCTGTTAGACTTATGACTACTGCATTTGGATTTCAACTCGTACTTTACATTTGTTTTTCACAATACGGTTTGGTATACCCTATGACAATTAATTAAACCTACTGTAAATTTTAATTCTACTTTTGCTAATGGAATTCAATTGAAAAAAAACACACTTAAAAAAGCATCTAAGTATAACTACCAAAGGTTTGCATAGTACTTTGATGATATCATGATTTGCTTATGTTAAGGATTCAAGTATTGCTTTATATCAGTCTGTCCCAACCATAGCACATCATACTAGTGAGGTGTCGATACTGCTATGCCCCTAAACTAGTATTGTCTTGACACATATTATTTCATCTCTATTTGTTGTACTTGCTTTAAAAGGCGAACTGTGCTGCGGTACAGTGCCATGCAATTTGTACTATACCAGAAAGGTACCAATATTGATACTTTAACTCCTGGTTGAGAATGGTCATGAAGTGTCCAGATGTACAACTGTTTGGACACATCAAAAAAACCAAAAATTTTAAGTGTGTAGATAGTTGTGTAGATAACACTAGCTAGACTTGAATTTATAGTGCCTTCGGTATAATTTCTTCATTTTCACCATTTCTATTCAAATTAAGCATGGATTCAATTGATTTTTCCAAGAAAATCTAAAAGACATCACTTTTCTAACTTAGAGATGCTACTTTAGGTGGCTTCACCATCAAGGAAACTTAGGTGTTCAAATTCACTCTTAATCAAGAGAATTTTAAGCAATTTATTTGCATGATCAGCAAATGAGGCCTGCCCTCTTAATGATAGTAGCGAATTTATAGAATTGCTCAAAGTGCTCATTTCATGCTTATGCTCAGCTTTAGATGACCCTTTAGTTATCAACTAACATGAAAGGAAGAGGGTAAAGATCAATAAGAAATAACAAGATGTTGATGAACAAGGTCAGAGGGAAAGACAAAATAAAGAAAGTAAAAGAAAGCAGCAGCTCAATGATCAACCTCAATGGCCCACAAAATCTACCATGACAATTAGAACTGAACAAAAGAAAACTTTCAGTTATAAAGTTTTGCATACTAAATGTAAAGGGCAAATTATTCAAGCCTGAGAATAATCAAATCATATCAAAGCCACTAAAGCTTTCTTGGAGTAAAAGAAACCTAAAATGATCTAGTGAAGCTCTAATCAAGCATCTAGACCGCCATAGAAATAACCTAAAATAAGACCCTGCTTGGATCTTGCCACTTTTTTTCTGCTGATAGCATATGTGCTGGTGGAAAGATGAGAAAAGATGCAGCAGAAAAGGGAAAAATTGGTGATCGAGAGAAGCTTTTGGACATCAAGTCCCTAAATTTCAGTGAGGCAGTTATGAATCATCTATGGTACCTAAAAAACGAATTGGGGAGAGAATatgaaagaaacaaagaaaacgatataaaaaaggaaagagaaatcataggaaaaatagaagaaatataTATGCTTGCATTACTGCTGGCCATGCCACCTCCACCCCCCCCCCTTCTCTCTCATGTATCTTCTAATCTAAGATTTTCTTGTCTAAAGTTAGTTTTACgtcataaaaagaaaagaaaagaaaaggaaacaatGGTGCAGTTAAGTGCATGACAAATGAAATCCAGTTTTCTTATTCTCTACAATCTTTCCGTTCTTCTTTATCCACTTTATTGAACAAATTAAATCTGGGACCTGAGTATTCAGCACAGACCAAATTATAATCAATCTCTTGTATGGATTTTCCGTATAAGTATTGGATTTCTGCAATGTTGCAGATCTGAAAACTTTATTATGTGAAGAATCAATACTCCGGATCTTTCCATGCCAAACATCAGATGAAATGAGATTTCACATGAAAAAgggcaagaaaagaaaaatggtTCAATTGCCAAATGCTGCAGCCATACATGCGCGCAGTTGTTTCCCCTCTATAAGCCTAGCAACTGCTCAGGAATACAGGAGCTATCCTTTCTTAATAGCAATAACATTGATTTCTTAATAGTTGTTGAACCAAAATTGTGGAAGTGCAGAATGCATAGGCATACAGATGCCATATTAATGTGTACTATTGTAAGACTATTTTTAAGTGCAAATATAGATGACTAAGGATGTAAGGCATTTGCAGGATCTACCAAGGAGATTAAGGACAAGACAAACAGAGGAAGGGTATTTATTAATGTTAAACACACATGTGAACAAGCAATGGTTGGTTAACAAGGGCTCTTTGTAAATAAACACAAAGATCATTCCGATTATATCATATTGGAATATAGTGCACTCAGATCAGAAGCTACTCTTTTCTTGTATCCTGACTAATGGCAAGAAAACCCGTCCATGAATCCAAGCCACATGAACCATCGAATGTCATACAGGGGAACTGCATTTCAAAACTTCTAGCTAGGTCATGTGACAACCTAATAAATGAACTTGCCTCTTGACTGCTGTCAGCATTTTATGTTCCAAACAGACACATGCTATTGTTCATATGACAAAAACCACACGCTAGAAATCTGTTGATCAAGCCAATGTCCAAACACCaaataattttacaaaaatatttCCGCAATGCAATCAACCATAGATTGTGGGTTTCATTAAGCACAAATTCAAAGAATattagtcagaaaataaaaactaTAATCCACTCAATCatgaataaaaaatgaaaaatagcTGAAGAACAAAACCTTTAATGCGCCGTAACTCCTTGCAGAGTGTAATAAAATCTCCCCATTTCATGTGGCATCGTCTGATAAACCGCAGAATCTGTTCTGTTGTGAACATAGATAAGCTCTCTAAGTACTCTCCATTGACACCATTATCTTCAAAAACCTGGCGGTAGCTACCAAGATTTATTTCTTCCAGCCATAACCCAACATCCTGAAATCATATTTCTCTATCAGGCCAAGCCAGAAAAAATATAGCAATACAATATTATGAACAATTTTTAATTACTAGTGATGTTGCACAAGCATATGCATGCTTATCAACTAAAAGGTTTGCTACCcccttaattggatttaatttggattGATCATATAGCCCAATCCAACCCACCCACGTTACTCAACAGGGCTATGTCTGAGTATGTGATTCTTCTAAAAAGCACCAATGTCCCAAGTAAGCAGGGCTGCCAGTATAAACTTCATTTATACCGAGTAGTCTTGTGGTTCTCTCATCGCCATGGAAAAGGGCAGTGGATGGAGAACACCCACAGAGTGAGCAGACCATGCCCATAGAAAGAGCATCATCAGCAGACCCATATTAACTGGGCCTTTGTGAGAGGAAGCATGCTTGCATGAGGGACTGCACCGATGAAGAAACTGGAGTCAACTCCCGATTTCTTGGTTATTTTTAGTGAAGAAAGCACCGCTGAATCCTAATCCGATTATTTTAGCCAAAATGGATTATTTTAAGAAAGGGAGGATCATTTTGGGAATGCGACAATGTTCACAAAGAAGAAATATTGCACCTTACATAGTTCTAAAATAAAATGGGTGGCCATCCATTCCCAAAGCCCCCTTTTTTTCAATTTCTACATCTCCCAAAAGCAGCTTAGTCGTACAGATCCAAATTAAAATGCTGGACAATGCATTGAAGATTGAAAGGAGGTAATATGAGTATAAGATCAGTTTATAATGAACTAGATTGTTGAGATGGGTGAGTTTGAGATACAAAACCATACGTTACTAATATGTACATAAGAAGTTTAGAAATTGCTTGCTGATAAGAAAAGAATGTGAAGTAGGACCAATATAGTACTAACCAAGTGTGACCTAGTGTAGAGAAAGCCTCAGAGTCAGGTTAAAATGTTTAGAAAAGAAGGGGATAAATACAAAGTAAAGTTCAAGTAGAAAGAGGAATACCTATTTTTAAAGGTTTTTCTTATGATATGAAATTATGGAAGGTTGTTGAGCTGACACTACTCAATGAGATGGGAGTTACTTtgctcaaatttcaaacaaagccTAGTAAAGAAGGACGCCTGCTTTAGAAATCTAGGGTGCCTAAAGTTCTTTACAAGATCGACTAGTCAAACAAATAAGTCACAAATGAGGCAGTGTGGTACTTTTTATTAAACAAATTAGGTCAGACAAGAAATAACATATACAAACAATTGGAGCCTATTAGTAAATATCTGAGCTATCTGATAATTAAAGAAACACCATAACATGTCATTTTCACTCATAAAAGACACGCATGACTACCTTCTCCATGGTAAATACTCTATGAAATaataaaaatccaaaaagaaatcaAGGTATGTCAATTGATCAGGTAGATGCAACCTTACACAACAGTAATGAAGTGTAAAATCAGTTATCTGATATTATTTACTGCAGTggataaaaaaaatctgatgatATGCATACTTGATCAACCAACCAAACACACAATTGGTCATCTGGACTCATAGAACAATTGACAAAATAGCAAGTTATGAGTTTTCAATAAAGATTGTCCACTCACTCAAGATACCAAAATAGAAAGGATCACCATAAGAGAAAAGCTAcatgttttgattgctttttcttctttttttttattttttatttgggtGGGAGCATAGCATTAAGTCTCTTCTATAAACACTATGTTCTCTTCTGAGTTACCAGAGAAGAATTCTGACCAATATAAACAAAAAACTATAAATGTATAGATTAACTTACACAACCATTAATTCTGATATGACATACCTATACAGCAATTTGTTAGCCATTTAGCAATAGTAACTTTATCTTCCTTTGAAAGGACTACAGATGATTGAATATTTCATATAAACCATGTTCAACGAAAACAAGTGGCGTGCAATTGGGAAATGCATCATGGGAATACAAAGGAAAATACAAATCATATGCCATCAATGATGTTAATGCTTCtaaacaaaaaagaagaaaaaaacacTAACTAGTAGAAGTAAAGAATTCAAGTCCCGCTAGGATGTTTTACAAGGTATCGAGACGGGCACCATCTCATGTGTTGGGACAAATCCATCATGCCATCGTCCCAACATCCCGATCAGTATGTCTTGGGACATCCCTTATTCCAAATGTCGGGATAGGGTGGGATAGTGGTGCATCCCATTCTATGAAAAAAATGGGATAGCTCCGTCACATGAGATTTATAATCTTGGTGGACATAAACTATGAAACCAGTAAGTTAAGGAGAACTTGTTCCATCATTTCATATAACATATCAACAATTAAAACTTCATTGTCCATCTTACCTTGTCAGTTTCATGTTGACAAGAAACACACTTGTCAATGGACCTGCTACAATCATGCGCTAGATGAAACAAAGTGGCCTCTAAACAACCACAGCACCCAGAAAAAGGGGACAAGAAAAGGATAACAAAAACGAGAAGTCACAAGACCACAAATTGTCAAATGAGAATGAATCCACAAACTCTTAATCTTTTGAAGAACCCCAAATCATTCAAGTACTCCCAGAGGGTGTTTGGTTGGCGAGAGCTGGGGTCTGAAATCGGAATAGGAATGAGTGACTCCCATTctaaccgtttggttgggagaaGTCTCATTCCGATTCCGGGATGAAATAAAAATGGCCtaatctatctaaaactcaatccctactctttcCTAAGGATTCaagttttcattccaatttcgattccaattCCAGTCACGAACCAAATACTTCGAGGGATTTGGCCAATCCGATTCTGATTCTAATTTCGCTTGTGAACCAAATACCCCCCTAATATTTAtgcatgctctctctctctctctctctctctctctctcttaataaCTACATGTTTTTTGCACCATGAGTTCGTCCATGGAGAAAGGAACGCATATATTTCAGAAAACAAGCAAAATGCCTACGGGCCAGATGGCAAAAAATCCAGAAGCATGGCATGAAACTAGCAATGCTTTGTTCCGGAGGTTATCCACTTTGGACTGGCCATGGAATGTGCAATAACACCTTCCTCTATAGTCTATATATCTGATAAGTGGGATttcggataaaaatttaaagagctcaCAATTCATGACACCAATTAAGATAAAAATCACATATTAATTGGCAACTCCAGCCACATTCAGGAGATTAAAAAAGAATGGAGAAAAGGAATTTAAAAGGGTAAAATCGATCTTTTTCCGTTTCCAACATGTCCACTTATCTCCAGAACATGACTTAAGTCGGATGAATTCTCTGAGATTGAAAAAAGAATaagcaatcttttttttttttttttttttccattctaaCAGGTCCCCTTATGAAATTAATCCACAGAAAATCACTTACATCTGATGAATTTTTTCAAGGGAAGAAAAACATACCTCGACGGTCCAGATGAAGAAATCTAAAGGCTCCGGGGACCGCCTTTTGTGCATCTCCCTCCTCCGCGAAAAGAAACCCTAGAATTCCAAATCCCAAGCCATTCCTACATCAAATTCCCCACCGATCGACACAAATGCTCATAATTCTACAAAAATTCTTCAAAACAGCCACAAAGATTACCGTCGTGAAATATTCAAATATTCAAGAAAATGACCGACGATCACCGATCGATTAGAGAGAAAATCTCTGCAACTGGCGacgaaaagaagctcggaaaaTGGGATTTGTGGGCAAATCTCGACAGGAAGCTTCGGAGGATTTCTTACCACCgcaaagaagagaggagagagagggtggCGTTCGTTGTAGCTATCTTCTATACTTACTAGGGGGAGTGGCTGGGCTTCCGCTTTTTTGTATTTTTAAAGAAGAGAAAGGGACACTGCGAGACGGAGAGAGTGGAGCGGGAGGGGACCAACCTCGGCTTGTTGCCTGAGGCTTTTGACCGTCAACGTGTCCTGCTGGTTCCGGAGTTCGGTTGTATCTTTGCAATGAAAGAATGATTAATCTTCTTTTACGACATCCACCGTTGGATCGTGCATGGCCGCTTCGAGATCTATACAGGCCGATGGAGGGGCAGCAGTGCTTTCTGATCTGTGTAATGCACGAGATCCAATGGTTGGCTtcgtgaaagaagatcaatcattattTGGCacaaaagatataacccgatacatGAGCTTCGTCTTCTGATGCATGAGCTGTACATATGCATGCATGGGAAGTATGATCCATTGCAATTGATATTTCATCATCAACTTAGCATGTGGGTTTTGTCACaaaatggagagagagagagagagagagagagagagagagagagagagaataaataTATCGATGCAAGAACTAATAACACGCAACAATTTTTCTAGCAAAATATAGAGTATTTATTCTCACGGCTCTACAATTTCTTAATGTGCATGTTTGCCCTCAATTTACTGATATGACAATGGTCGGTCAGCATTTACCAATATTCTTTAAGTTTAGCTCCGACACCAGCCACTTAATGCAAGGGCAAACCAAAAAATATACCGCATGCTTGTTCttttataaaagaaaatagaaaagatgCATGGCTTTGCTTACTCAGCATACTTCCTTTTAGATGGGGAAGTTCAAGTTGATCAAATATGTCACAGGAGAGGCAACTAGTTTGGTATTACTATTGTGATTGGTAAAATATTAAGTTTTATTGTGGAGGTGATCCATCACTCATAATGCTTCCATTCAGAATGCAATCAGGTTATCACAGACAATTCGATAAAATTATCTCAGACACTAGAAGGTGACGGATGATTAGAATAGACGAACCCCTCATCGTTACTCTCTTCGATCTCTCGCTCAGACGTCGGCCAATCCGTAACCAAGACCTCCCTATCATGTAGTTGGAGTTGCCGACCTTGTGGTCGGATCACACCGAggatcaaaaataaaattctcaTAAAATGATAGGAGGCGACACTAGACCCTAGATGCGAGCATCGGTGCAAAATCTCTACTCAACACTGACCATTGACTACTAGCTCCCCTGTCTACATAGGTAAAATCCACAACTGCCAACAACTTTGATTTGCATGGTGGTGAAAAAATCATCTATTCTAATGGtctatcaaaacataatctaatgTCCTAATGAGACTGATATAATGGCTTAAATATTCGGACTAAACCGCTTACAGCTCCATCTTTATATAAAAAGATACCAAGAGGATCTTCATGTAAGCTCAATTGGAAAAAGAGAGAACATACCACCGGTCTCCTTTTATTCTCACTCTTTTCTTCATTATTTTCAATGCTTTGActaatttaagcatcggagggtcctccaCCAAAAATCTCACGATGAGTATAGACTTTTTTTATAGATTTCTTTCGATGTTTCGATTCTTGAACAGCATCCAACTTCAACCACATTATCAACAATCAGAGACTTACGGCAACAAGTCTATAATAGCAGCTGCTTGCTTTTAAGGATAGACATCTTATTTTATCTTACAAAGTAGATGGTGCAGGAAATTTTAAGAGATATAATTATCAAACATAATGATATACATCTTGTAAGTATATGCAAATTCTTATAAGCAaactcaaattatttttttcacccTATCCACAAGCTAATAGCATGTATTGCAGATGATTTGGTTCCGAATATACAGATTGACATGTATGTTCAGCAATCTAGTTGGCCATTTCGTTAGACTCATGATACACAAAAAtacaaaatagatattttttcttagaAGGATACCATTAATAATAGATGACTTGCACATTTAAGATGATGGAGGGTCATTAATCTAACCAATTGCCGTAGACGAGTTGCCCTCAGGCCTAAAACTACTGTACTTTAATAAAGCACCGATGCATACAATCCTACCCAAAAATCTACAAGCTTTCCCTTGGggcactgattttttttttggtacgaaTGGGGCACTGATTTAATCTCAATTCAGCTGCTCTAATCGATGAATCCTAAGCATATCTAATAACAAAAGAAGCAAACTCAGATTCCTACAAGTCCAGCTGTCTTCCACTTTTGTTTTCacattttatgcatgcatttccttcgatcaaataaaCTATTCTTTATTGTTTCATTTATTATTCCCCAAACTAGGTAATCTCCTAGCTGGACGGGTAGGAGCCTAGTCCCATCATATCTCCCAGGCTTCATCAATCATGAGGACGAGAAGATACGAACAAGCTGGCAAGTAAGTGTGACCATCAAATTAGGGGCGCTAAGAGTCATGAAATTTGGCACATTCTTTTTGATCCTGACAAGTTTGGGTCCACATAGACATACGACAAAGGAGCCATACAACAAGGTCCAGTCCATTTATTCTTTCTACTATGGACTTGGTCCCACGTAATGGTCTCCCTTGAGACTGGGTCCCAACTTTAGAAAGCGGGACAATTTTGGGCTAAAGCAAGAACCTCTGGGCTCTCCATGGGCCCAACATGCTGGATTCCATTCTCCACTCTCATGCATGTGTTTAGCACGTGGCAACACAACTCAAAGCCTGAATCTAATCtaacccaaccccatctctagcGGCGATGCCACCGCCCACCTGCCGGTCATTACTGGTTATCAGGTACACAAATAGATTCTTTTCTCATCATTTAAGTCCAATTTGGAGACAATTTCAGTCCTATTGAGCTAGATACAAAGAAAGAACAATTGTTCCTATTGAAGGAGCCCCACAAGTCAAGAAGTTGGGTATAGGTTGATGAAACAGGTTATCTAATGCATAATTCCTCAATAACTAACCAACTAGGTCCAGATAACTGGCTTGGTTTAACTATATTTCTAGACTCTATTGACTACTTGATCTTTTACTTTGTACTCTATTGACAACACAAATTCAAACTTTGAGGATTCAAACCTCAGCTTGCTTATTATGTGAATAGCTGAGGTGAAAATGGAATAtgctatttttttgataaatcagaGAAATTAAATTATTTGAGTACAGATACATTCATGggaatcaaaatataaaatattaatttaacaatTGAATCAAAATATTATTAAGGAATCTCAGAATATATAACCAATGTAGTTGGCCTCATAAGACGTCATCCCATAG
This genomic window from Elaeis guineensis isolate ETL-2024a chromosome 13, EG11, whole genome shotgun sequence contains:
- the LOC105033903 gene encoding uncharacterized protein; this encodes MHKRRSPEPLDFFIWTVEDVGLWLEEINLGSYRQVFEDNGVNGEYLESLSMFTTEQILRFIRRCHMKWGDFITLCKELRRIKVACLKGEQEVRRPWWAPSCLSVVFVRVAKRNRQSRVVSLKLEP